In Gallus gallus isolate bGalGal1 chromosome 6, bGalGal1.mat.broiler.GRCg7b, whole genome shotgun sequence, a single genomic region encodes these proteins:
- the LOC124418397 gene encoding homeobox protein vent1-like, giving the protein MTKAPFSVEWLSQSSQAPRSPTQGTPRRASPSAAGRRLSSGSKSGLSERSKEKGSGKGGRSSREPSTTPPTAGAAGQPAEERSRECSCPEEPRGGRRLRTAFSAEQISTLESSFQRHRYLGAAERRKLAGRMRLSEVQIKTWFQNRRMKLKRQLQELRPEPFCTPPLPFGPQVSLPLTYMARPPPLPGHEAAPGGFALAALPAPTLDISSACRAQPVGFWAAPCFVGYRDPRAFLLSV; this is encoded by the exons ATGACTAAGGCCCCTTTCTCTGTGGAGTGGTTGTCCCAGAGCAGCCAGGCCCCCAGGAGTCCCACCCAGGGCACCCCGCGCCGAGCATCGCCTTCGGCCGCCGGCCGCCGGCTCTCCTCAGGCTCCAAATCTGGACTGAGCGAACGGAGCAAGGAGAAAGGCTCCGGGAAAGGcggcaggagcagcagggagcctTCGACAACACCCCCCACTGCAG GTGCAGCGGGGCAACCCGCAGAGGAGCGGAGCCGCGAGTGCTCGTGCCCCGAGGAGCCAAGGGGCGGCCGGCGGCTGCGCACGGCGTTTAGCGCCGAGCAGATCAGCACCCTGGAGAGCTCTTTCCAGAGGCACCGCTACCTGGGCGCCGCCGAGCGCCGCAAGCTGGCCGGCAGGATGCGGCTCTCCGAGGTGCAG ATCAAGACCTGGTTTCAGAACCGCCGGATGAAGCTCAAGAGGCAACTGCAGGAGTTGAGGCCGGAGCCTTTCTGCACTCCACCGCTCCCTTTCGGACCTCAGGTGTCCCTGCCACTCACCTATATGGCTCGGCCGCCGCCTCTACCCGGGCATGAGGCTGCCCCGGGGGGCTTTGCCTTGGCAGCGTTGCCAGCACCCACTCTGGACATCAGCAGcgcctgcagagcacagcctgtCGGCTTCTGGGCAGCACCCTGCTTTGTAGGGTACAGGGATCCCAGGGCTTTCTTGCTGAGTGTCTGA